Below is a genomic region from Xiphophorus couchianus chromosome 9, X_couchianus-1.0, whole genome shotgun sequence.
ggcgttgtagggaggtcatacaggcacgtggaggccacacacaatactgagcctcattttgacttgttttaaggacattacattaaagttggatcagcatgTAGTGTTAtttgtgtggctccaaatccaggcctccattggttaataaatttgatttccattgatgatttttgtgtgattttgttgtcagcacattcaactttgtacagaacaaagtattcaatgagaatatttctttcattcagatctaggatgtgctatttgagtgttccctttatttttttgagcagtgtacaaaGTCGTATTTTAGAAGCAAATAAagcaatactatgaacattgttGTCTTCCAAATATGATGGgctttttaagttttcatggatttccaaacatCCTGAATTAAGGAAACGGTGGCTTGAAAATATTCGTTGCTACAAGTTAAAGCTAACGtcgcacagcaaagtttgcagccttaatttcactccggatcaacttcttcagcctaaaacTACCGGAGGGAGACGAATGGTAAATAAAGGAGCCGGTCATTGAAATAACACAGCCTGAAAGAGCGAGTGTACGGGAACGAGAGAGCGGACCacagccagacagccgagcaactgatccgcctgtacacacCGCTGTGAACTCCGTCCTATTTGAGctcttcacaagaagcatgcaaaagtaataaaactaaataacacAGAGACCTTaaaacacggccatatttttcttaaagcaaCACCTTTGAatctgaacagtcagctgacaCCAGAGCTGCCGTACTTGTAAGCTACGGGGCTTGTGCTTCCTcatgcttcagaagcaaaaagcaaGAACCGTAACCTGCCCAGTTACCTAGTCTCAGtttgacactaacgacaataaacacaCATACTATACTTGAAAATAAGAACAGAATAAGGTAAAAAATATTGTCCATTAGgatggattaaaatatttagatatttaaatagcacaattttataataaaaatgtcccAAGAATATTGCCTACAAGCATAAgctaaagttaatgttaatCACAAAgcttaaagaaagtaaaactcacctttgtATCTCTGAATGTATAACAAGGcgtacatcttaaaacctttctccattAACTGTTACCTAGGCCAAGCCCTGCAAGTACCCAGtttaaaatgccattttcaatAGACTGGAAGCGACTGAGTCGCTTTTCCCCGAACACGGAAGCTGACGGGCAAATTAGCGATATCACACAGCTTTTCTACTTACCACCCTGGGCTACGTCGGCAACACAAAAGCACTGAAATCTGATTGGACGGAATACCGACGATCCACACAGACATACAGGAAGCAGCGCAGCCAAGAGAGACaatatagaaaaaaagagaatagacTCGTGGAAGtaaattaatacaatttaattgaacaaaaaataagttaGGTTGTGAATGGTAGGCATTTTGATACTGCATGCAGGCCCTGATGACCCACCActgatataaaaatgtgtttgaaccAGTTGGAAAAAGAAATCAGCTAAAGTATTGGGTAATATGTATTGCTCACATATGGTATTTACTTCAGTCTAAAATCGGTGCCTTATTTCCAAAACAAGTCACATTTATGTTTACTATAGATTTAAAGTATAATGCAGACAATAAtactgttttataaaattcaaaagaaacaaaatggccCTTTTTTCAAATTCCATccacaataaacaaatttatgCTAGTAGCAGACGTAaactacattttaaacttttatttctaagtAGCAAACTGAAAAATTCTGCCTGACATATGACCAATACActtacaaatgtaaaataaaaacctaactTGTCAGCAGGTAGAATACTTTCACAAAAATTCAAATGTAGTATTGCTTTTGAGTTGGCTCAAATTTAGCAAAGCCTAAGCTAAGCAGCTAACTcattcaacaacaaaacaacagaagtgTATTTTTTCTGATGtcaaatttttctttctattttggAAAACGTTTCATTTCAGACACTTTCAGTGATGGAGAGAAACACTTCATAAAAGCACACTTGAGGGTGGATTTTTTTCACTACAATGAGAGTGTCAGAGTGAGCTCTGCAGCAACCAAGGAAGCGTTAAACAGGTCTAACAAGGGCCTTGctgtcagatttttctctctcaaGTGTTTAGAGTTGGGCGTGATTCACGATCCCTGCAGGTCAACCAGGCCTCGTCTTTACACTCATTTCCTGACCTCGTTCCTAAGGCGTCCTTATTATGTCTCCAATCAGGGAAACTCtgtcacacatacatacatgGCATTTTAAGATGAAATGACGTACACcgttagataaaaaaaacccaacatttttTGAGCAGGAAATGTTGACGTGTCAAACCGTGCACGTCCTGGTGCTCACATATTTGCCTCTCTTGCCTTTAGTGGAGATCGTCTTGCTGCTCTTCACTGATCCTTTCTTTAGCTGCACGCTGCCGGATGCACTGTCTGACATCGTCTTCTTGCCCGACTCATCTTGCCTGAAGTTCTGGAGATTCTTGCAGGCTCTGTCTTCCAGATCAAAGTCTTCCTGGTTGCAGCAGAACCACTTTATGGAGCTGTAGAACAGCTCTACAATGCTAGAAAAGGCAGATAGGACCCCCACGCCAAAGTAGAAGTAGAGGAAGATCGTTTTCTCCATAGGGCGGGAGGTGAAGCAGTCCACGGTGTAGGGGCAGGGAAAGCGATCGCAGGGGTACTGGGCTGGCACCTTGAAGCTGTACAGCTTGCACTGGGCCACCAAGAAGGCCACCTCCGCTATGATTCGAAAGATGACGTTGATGATGTACAGCCTCCTCAAACGGCGGTCGTCTTGGTAGTTCTGAATGCTGCTGCGCCTCGACTTGGGCCgcaaggctttttttttattttgatgtgtgGCGTACAAGAGGAAGACTATGGACGGCGTAGCAATCAGAACTATGTGAAACACCCAAAACCTGTACTGGGAGATGGGGAACGCCTTGTCGTAGCACACCTGCTTGCAGCCCGGCTGGAGGGTGTTGCAAGTAAATTCCAATTGTTCGTCCTCAAACAGGTCGCTGGCCACAGTCCCCAGGATTAGGATCCGAAACATGAGCATGAGGAAGAGCCAGAAGCGTCCGAGCATCGGAGAGTGAGCCTGGAGGTTGTCGAAGACGCTCCTGAGGAACCCCCATTCACCCATGGCTGCAGAGGTCAGGGATCTGTCGGAGGGAGGCTGGAGATGTCTTCACCTGTGCCTCACACAATGAAAAGTGTCTCTggcttaaaaagaaactgaatggGACACTAATATATCCTGCTCAGGACTGAAAGTGTGGTTCAAAGGCTACTTCATTGTGTTGTTGTTAATTAAcctgaaaccaaaaacaaaaccaaacattagaaaatgtccaattgACACATGTAAGATAGTAAAGACTGGCTTTCATTCAACTTCCTGTTGATTACAGTGACTTACCAAAAAAGGAAATATCCTGAGATTGTTACAGACTCAAAATCCAATATTAAGTTTGCTCAAATTTAATCTCAAATTAAAGTAGAACCCATTATGACATTACTTACAGTTTCCTTTTGTCCAGTTCTTTTCTGCcaagaaacaaatttttaaaaatctgtatttcctcTTCAAATCTGaatcttcttttaaaaatgatgtagtCCTCAACCACCTGCTGCCTTTAAAACACACCGACTGCCAGTAGAGATAAAATGCCATGTCATTTACGGTACCTGCTACAAGACAACAAAACAGGTCCGGTCTGTTCTGTCCGCATTCTTGTTTCGGCACGAATGATTTCCTCAAGCCTGAAGGGCTTAAAGATCGTGGGATAAACCCGAAGGCATTACAAAAGCCCGTCGGTCGCTAACGCCACACAGCCCAGGCCTCGGCCGGTCTCTCCAAATGACTCAAGTATGAGGTTTGCCATGACTTTTAACTGGGCGGGCGGCAGTAGTTTTAAGGAAATTCCTTCTACGCCCTAATCTGCATCCAGAGTCCCAGGCAAGAGACGATGTTTATCCAAGAAAGGCAACTCTTGAtggacatttcaaagtgcttccTAAATGGCAGGAAGGATTTGCTTCATGTTGTACCACCAGTTTCCCTGATCACAAGGGGCTAGCATGAGAACACATGACGTACAGTGGGagaatcataaataaaattaattatagaAACAGCTGGAAATCACAAGCACAATAATGAATCGCAAAATATTTACAGCTGGTGGTTAAAAGTTTGTTGTGCTCAGTGATAAAGGCTTCAGAACCAGAAATCACCTAGTTAATACAGAACACTTTGATTTCAGTGATGGCTGTGTTCAACAGTTACCAGAACCAATGTATGTGaaagttttaaagtcatttaagtctatatgaaaatgtttggtgTAAATATCCTAGCTTTGCTCTCTCAGTCCTCTTGTCAGTCACAAGCAGGTCACGTCACAAACATATGCCTACACTCGCTGCGTTTCTCTTGACCTTAAAAtttgccaataaaaaaaaaaagttttttgataaGTACTTTGTGTTAGGCTGTAGGTCTTTCTTTACACAACTTCAACGGAAACATTTATCGCATCAAAAGCCACGTGATGGACAGCCAAGTATTACTACCGGTGGAAAAGacgaagacgacaggaagtcgGAGGAAGATCTTGGCGCTGcgttttttaatgaattatcgCACAAACTTACTCACGTGACATTTTAACttcatttgttatttaatggaaacatcgcaattgcaaaattgtttttttttgttttttttttgacactagCGGAATgtcaacaaagttttgctcacatttgtaatggaaacgcagcaacTGGTGCAAAGAGATGACTGTAGCTTACGAggtattaaaatcaaaatcaattaCATGATACAATGAGATGACAATTTATTACCAACTGTCCCAATAAACTGAAATTACCTGTATTGTGTTATAGCTGGGAAATCTATTAATTTCATACATGTAAATCTTTATATGTAATCGGATTCTTATTGATCTGAATTTTTATATCTGCACATAAATTTGATGGATTACTTttgatatttgttgtgaatttacATCGGAAGttaactgggaaaaaaaaaatctacataatgCTGCAATAGTAGGAATGACATACACcgaataaagatgttttttcttactgAAACTAAATAAGACCAAAATTCTTGTTTTGGGTCAGTTAGAAttgcaaaaattatttgtttgctaaatgtcagaaaacttaacgagaacatttttagattttttgctttgtatttttttctttaaattcagaagtttgCATATATTCGGTCAGTATCAGGAATAATTACCTGAAAACTGTTAagattttggttaaaaaaataaaatctctgaaaaaCTTTTTCTGACGTATCGAATAGACCCAACTGTGGTCATTCTGATGGtcctaaaaaaagagaaggttGGTCTGatttactgtgtttttatttattatttaatcagGCACTCAGGAAACCTCTGCAGTTGTTTTGAGCCAACTAGCTGATTAGGGAGAGATACAATTACGGTAATTGTCATTATTGAACCTCttctcaatatttttatttgggttttcatAATCTGTCAGCCAGTCAACAAAACTACAAGAAAgcttgaattattttgtgtaaGGAACATATATAGAAGCTTCTCTTTCTGAAATAATTGGcagaaaatattgaattattttatattcaaattGAAGTGTATTCCCACATCcagatttcatttttccatacatgaaaatgtacaattttcaCTCTTCCCCAGAGTGCATAAAAGCCCTGGGAATTAGATCATGTTATACATGTTTGACATTGTTCAGTTtggaaatatcaacattttgatattttcccCTGAAGGGTTTCATCCCGTCAGAATCTCACAATACCAAAGCCTCGCTCTCATCAAAGGTTTCATTTTCCTGTAATTGGTTTCTAACCTTTTGTGActtaagccccgccccctctcACTGCTGGGAACCAGATTTGCAGCTCAAACAGAAAGTCCTCACACATGATTTCAAAACTcagaacaaactttattttagaacAATTATGAGTAAccactaaaatatttacaagacACAACAGCATACAtcagaaaacagtcaaaaaacaattttcGTTACTTCAAAACTAGAAGTTTTGCTGAAAACAGATCTATAAAAACTTTAACTCTTCATAAACTACACTCAGCGATGAGTTCTGAGAATTTCTCAAGCAGTAAGCAAAAGCATGAAATGTTTACCTAAGCCGTGTGTTATATCGAAATAAGTCtaaaagatgtttaaaagtCTTCATCAGAGTCTGAGTCCACGTTGTAGGTGACGGGTTTCCGAGCACGTGAGGGTTTATCCCGAGGTGCCACGGCAACGAGAGCCTCTTCCTCTTGGTCTGAAATCTGGAAGATGTCATCTTCCATCCACTTCTTCGATTTCTACAAAAAGTATTATTACAGTcttatttaaaagtatttatttttagtagcattttttttttgcaataatgaGTTGACGTAGAAATCAAGCGCTTTTGGGTAAGAGACCAACCTTTACGCCGGCCTGCGGTTTAGCCTTCAGACGCGACATGAGGTCGTCTGAGCTGCTGTCCGACTCGTCGCTGATCATCTGCTTCCTCTTCACGGCgactttgctttgcttttttgctGGAACGGTCCCTTCGTCCTCCGAGTCGCTGGAGCCAAACGTGGGGATTTTTTTGGGAGCGGTCTTGGAGGAAGCTTTGGGTTTGGAGAGAGCATCTAGAATAGAAGGCTGCTTTTCATCTGGGGGGGGAGGGGAAAAAGGAATCGTGACATTTAAACTGATCAACGGATGAGGATTCAATTCCTGAATTTACACCAACAGTTTActgcataaaatcccagtaaaaaaaaaaaaagaaaaaatatttggtggttgtaatgtgacaaaatgtaaacaatactCATTAATCAATAACATGTATCTGTAGTGACATAATAGTGGGATGTATAAACTGCATTCTCTGCTGTACCTGATGCCTTCTTCTTGGAGGCAGTGGGTTTCTTGGCTGGAGCTTTTTTGGCTGCCGTCTCTTTGGGTTTCCGTTGAGCTGGAGGTTTGGATGCTGGCGCCGCATCATCAGAGGAAACTGAAACCCAACCAGGATGAAACGATTCACCTTCACATCTTTAGCTCAACACAGGCCAAAAGTAGCCGACAAGTTCTTACCAGATGTCTtggtttctgtctttttaaccgtcattttgctttttattgtctttttcctaaacataaaaaaaagaaaaaaagacaggacTGCAGGTGAGATAACAGGGCTAAAACTGTGTGTGAAAGTTTTAGCCGGTTCTTACGCTGGCTCTGGAGCTTTGGGAGGGGGCGGAGGGGAGTCGACGTCGCTGTCCGACATAGTGCTGGGCGCCAGGGCGAAGCTTGAATCCTCGTCACTGATAACAGCTTTCCTCTTTGGGGAACTCTTCTTTCCCCAGTCATCAAATTCATCTTCGCTGTCCGACAGGCTGTACTTCACCGGGGCTGGAGCGTTACGTAACAGAGGAGGGGGAGAGTTTAGAAACACActcatttacagaaatattctaaataaacaagATTTAGAAATGACCGTTGAAGATAGGAACAGTCTCTGCTGCAGGCAGCTGGAGATAAGAGTGAACACTGACCACATTCTTGGGGCGATTGGGATCTAGATGAGCTAAGCTCTCAATGAGGGATGCTGGGAAACATAATGAAGCAGATTCACCTTTAGTTTTGCGTTCTATGTGCTCCCTAGGGGCCGCCGCTTCCTCTGCCTCCATGTCACTTCCTGACATGCCTTCAGGCTCATCATCCGACCGCGAATTCTTCTTTGGCTTCTTGGCAACGGGCTTGAACTGGAGAGTGGTCTGCTTACCAACCTTTGATGTGGCTGGAAGaagatttgttttacattttaataaacgCATGACAGTATTTAGATATAGATGTAGTTAAAAGAAAACCGTTTTAGTTCTTAGATGCCTCTTGGGACCAAACAGGCAAGTGTTGCATCACATATCCCTACGCCAGAAGTAATGTGATCAATCATTTTCTGGTGttctcagtttttgtttgcGTATGAAAGCGTATTCATAGTGAGCCATTTAAAGTCTTGTTACTTTTTACCTTTGGAAATGTTTGCTGTTAGATTTTGGTCAggaaacatttacagaatattTCTGATGTTGAACTGTGGTCCACACAGGTAATATGTAGGTTCAGTTTTTGGTTCAAGTTGTTGTGATGTAACGACATAAGAACCGACTAAACGATAGTTCCTTAAGATAACTAGTTCTGTTGGCTCAGAATGACCCTTCAAGCACAACTGTAGCTTTGAATGGTTTTTGAGTAACAGCCCTTCAGGGCAGTTCTGTAACAGCGAAGAGTAAAAGTTCTCAGCACAGTAAGGAGCTGATAGGAACCAGCTTTAATGAGCCTGTTGTGCAAATCTATTTAAAGTACGACTCAATAAAAAAGATCAAACCAGGCATTATAATTGGATGACAACATGTCACAGCTACCGGCTTTAcctgcaaataaacacaaagggCTCAAGACAAAGTGATCGACAGAAAAGGTCTGATGACACGTTTCCCTGAGAAGCAAACATCTGTTAGTGTTCCTGGTCTAGATGTGCAAgaagccttaaaataaaacctgaaaaaagagaaaatcgaGCTTTGAATTTCTTCAGTAGGAAGTGgggtgaaaacaaacaaacaaaaacaccccAAATAAATCCTTTAAAGGGCAGTACTTTGTTATAACTCATGTAATTTTATTGCAAGGTTTCtatgacaataaagtttattattactgttgtgTTTTCCAGGTACCATTTTACAGCAGAATTAAGTAGCTGTGTTATAACCTCAGGTGTCATAAAACAAATGCTGCATAAgtcaaatatgacaaaagaaaTTTGCGTTCGTAACTTAACACGtcgaaattgggcctctgtctctttaagaaactctgccttcaggaaatcatcacaacatggctcctccatcaaccctgtaatgtttttatcagcgttgctctgagaagcagctcctataatgagctcagcagatgtgcagttccaccagatgtttgctaattgctgctggctagtctgaaggagctgagtgggggagtcacaGAGAAGGGTTGCtatgtgaggcagaagcttgaaaactgcagctctgaggaggaagTTCACCTCGAAGGCAGAACTAGGTCTACTCAGGCGTTTGAACAAGTTAaatagttgccatggagacgaaaagatttctcaaacatgcatgacagaATCAAGGCACCTCTCTAGGTATGAGTTTTGGACGAGGGAATGATATTGTAAGCAAAGATaagtagattttacataatactgacCAATTTCTCTTCACCGTAAACAGATGACATCGTATTTCCAACTGGTTGCTGATAAACCTTACTAGAACCGTGAGCTTTGATCCAATTAATATAAACGTGTGCATGTTGCTGATCCCATTTTAAGTTCAGCTGCAATTCAAACTTGGCACCCAGAATCCATCCAGGGCAACCAGATTTCAGCTGTCTGAtcaacatgcaaacacacacacacacacacacacacacacacacacacacacacacacacacacacacacacagccacttCACAGAGAGACAATCGACACGACATAAACAAAGGTTCCTGGAGCACTGCAGACACTTTAAATCATCTGAGCTTTGTTATTATTCTACAGATCAACATAGCTGAGATTCATCAGAGCAGCTTGTCGAGTTCATTTTCTTTAGAAGCTTTATTTTCTAACTTCACACATGAAGAGAACAGTTTTCAGTGCGTCGTGTGTGTTGATGTTGCTTGGAGACAATCGGGTCACTCAGGATGCCTCCAACATTCAGACCCGTTAGTGGCAGGTCTGAATGGGGCTGACGGGTTTCATCAGCACCTGATTCTACTGAGCAGAGTGTTTCTCAGGTCAGACACTGAAGGATCATATTTCAACAGTTCCACAACACTTACGGGTTTGTTGCTATATCACAAGATGAAAGAGAGGAGTAACATTTGTGGGTCGACTTCAACCCATTTATtcctttaaatacaaaaaacccCACTCCCCATCATGATGGATGcggtttttttctcctaaatgcTTTGGGAACTTTGTTGAAGCATGAAACTGTCATAAAGGACAATGCAGCCACAATTACCATGGAAGTTGTTATTTCTAAACATGTCTGATTAACTTATAAACAGAAGGTTGGAGTTCTCAGAGACGTGTGTATCTATGGTTACagtataaaaaagaaaaatcaacaaaatcatTTGTTTGCTCTCAACACCAAATGTTTGGGAACCTTACAGATGAtcctggtatttttttttctctctagtTTCACCATTTAGAAAACACTGAATACGGTTAAAATGAGAACTAGCACGCATTGGGTTGAAATCGACTTGTGATATATATCAAATCTGTTTCGATGTTTTATTCCACAGCGTTAAATTGCATGTATATGTTGCATATATATTGATAAACAGGATGTGAAAATAGATGAACCATAGATCATCAGGGTTGATCGGCTCCATATGTTCAATCgggtcaaaatgtcaaatttcctgtcaattaaaGGAGTCAAAACTAAGACTTTGCATCATGTTCAGCCTTTTATGAATTCAAGAAATCTTTTCCATTTCACGACAATATATATCGTGACCCGTATCACAACATATACTGTTGATCTATTGTCCAGCTACAGTTTTGATGAATTGAAtataataaagatttttctttaagttgAAATTAAACATACTTCTTTGATAAAGTAAACTAATATATGTTTAAGTACATGGTCAAAATTGGAAGCAACAAGTGGGACCTCAAAGAAAGCTGGTTCAGTGCATCTCTGCTAGTAAAGTGAACAGAGTTCTCCTCACTGTTAGAACTGTAAATATCTTTTATCCCCTAGATACTCAAAATTTACTTTAAGGACTGTGAGATTCTTTGTATTATTCTGAGAGCTGTCTGCAGGAAACTGATAAGCGTGCCAGATTGGAAGCAGATACCAGCCACTCTGGAGACAGAACTAAGAGCTGCTCTTAGTAAAACACCCAAACACTAAAGGATCAAAGGTTGTGACCCAGAGACACAGGAACTGCTTTGAAGTCCTCACATGTACTAAGACAGGAGGTTTCATTGTATAGAAAGATTTATGACTGTGTGTTAGcagctgggttttgttttttcacctcTTTTATCAGCTGCTGGCCAATGGAAATTAGGGCATCATGATGCAAATGAAGGAGGAGAAGCAAGAGAGGATTCTCAGAGCGAGTTTGGAGACTGTGAAACTCAGaccctcctctctgctctcctcgcgagtaaAATCCAATtcatttgtctttcttcttttgtctatTTTAAGGTTGTAGACCCGACACTCACCTTTCTGTTTGGGCTCTGGTTTGGCT
It encodes:
- the LOC114150414 gene encoding gap junction delta-3 protein, whose translation is MGEWGFLRSVFDNLQAHSPMLGRFWLFLMLMFRILILGTVASDLFEDEQLEFTCNTLQPGCKQVCYDKAFPISQYRFWVFHIVLIATPSIVFLLYATHQNKKKALRPKSRRSSIQNYQDDRRLRRLYIINVIFRIIAEVAFLVAQCKLYSFKVPAQYPCDRFPCPYTVDCFTSRPMEKTIFLYFYFGVGVLSAFSSIVELFYSSIKWFCCNQEDFDLEDRACKNLQNFRQDESGKKTMSDSASGSVQLKKGSVKSSKTISTKGKRGKYVSTRTCTV